The proteins below are encoded in one region of Parvicella tangerina:
- the rpmF gene encoding 50S ribosomal protein L32, whose translation MAHPKRKISKTRRDKRRTHKKAEAPQLATCPTTGATHRYHRAHWVEGKLYYKGRVVMEKDTIV comes from the coding sequence ATGGCACATCCTAAACGAAAGATCTCGAAAACGAGAAGAGACAAAAGAAGAACACACAAGAAGGCAGAAGCTCCTCAGTTAGCAACATGCCCAACTACTGGTGCTACTCACCGTTACCACAGAGCTCACTGGGTAGAAGGTAAGCTTTACTATAAAGGTAGAGTGGTGATGGAGAAAGACACCATCGTTTAA
- a CDS encoding TetR family transcriptional regulator C-terminal domain-containing protein gives MIAETNIDPKAELRKEFQLHLLRTGETPVTVYAFCEQLGKEESEFYQHYGSFKAIEKDIWKALFKQVEGILNQDENYAHYSSYEKWLSFLYTFIEVLKENRSYVMLRCEHLERKEFRPWFMEGMRSLFKDFIKEVIGAGLETEEIASRPIITDRYHEVLWAQILYVIRVWINDESEDFQVTDAAVEKTSVLLFELMKKGPIDMLVDFVKFAYQHKAY, from the coding sequence ATGATTGCAGAAACGAACATAGACCCCAAAGCAGAGCTTCGAAAGGAGTTTCAGCTTCATTTACTTAGAACTGGCGAAACACCCGTGACGGTTTACGCTTTTTGCGAGCAATTGGGTAAAGAAGAGTCTGAATTTTATCAACATTACGGCAGTTTCAAGGCCATAGAAAAAGACATCTGGAAAGCGCTTTTTAAACAAGTAGAAGGTATCTTAAATCAGGATGAAAATTACGCTCACTATTCGAGCTACGAAAAGTGGCTTTCATTCCTTTATACCTTCATTGAGGTCTTGAAAGAAAACAGAAGCTATGTGATGTTGAGATGTGAGCACTTGGAAAGAAAAGAATTCCGCCCATGGTTTATGGAGGGGATGAGAAGTTTGTTCAAAGATTTTATAAAAGAGGTGATTGGGGCAGGTTTAGAAACGGAAGAAATTGCTTCACGACCAATCATCACCGACCGTTATCACGAAGTGCTTTGGGCACAGATTCTTTATGTGATTCGCGTGTGGATCAATGATGAGTCAGAAGATTTTCAGGTGACAGATGCTGCGGTTGAAAAAACGAGTGTCTTACTCTTTGAGCTCATGAAAAAAGGACCGATCGACATGTTAGTAGACTTTGTAAAGTTTGCTTACCAGCACAAAGCTTATTGA
- a CDS encoding YceD family protein, producing MSSENEYVIQYSGLKLGTHTFDFEIGSKFFESFEYSDIQECAVHVKMSMEKSSTMMVLLFDVEGKVEFPCDRCLEPVSLPIHGDYRQVVKFSDYEESSDEEIIILPTGEYEIDVKKLIYDFIMLSVPLKRAHEEGECDEELVEKLNDFLIDELPEEPTDSEENEDDIDPRWQALKDLKNKEN from the coding sequence ATGAGCAGTGAGAACGAATATGTTATCCAGTATTCTGGACTAAAGTTAGGAACTCACACCTTCGATTTCGAAATTGGGAGCAAGTTCTTTGAGTCTTTTGAATACAGTGATATTCAGGAATGTGCAGTTCACGTGAAGATGAGCATGGAAAAGTCTTCGACCATGATGGTCTTACTTTTTGATGTGGAGGGAAAGGTTGAGTTTCCTTGTGACAGATGCTTGGAACCTGTGAGTTTGCCCATTCATGGAGATTATAGACAAGTGGTTAAATTCTCTGACTATGAAGAGAGTAGTGACGAAGAAATCATCATACTACCAACAGGTGAGTATGAAATCGATGTCAAAAAACTGATCTATGATTTCATCATGTTGAGTGTTCCGTTAAAAAGAGCACACGAAGAGGGTGAATGCGATGAGGAGTTGGTTGAAAAACTGAATGACTTCTTAATTGATGAACTACCTGAAGAACCGACTGACTCAGAAGAAAATGAAGACGATATTGATCCTAGATGGCAAGCCCTGAAGGATCTGAAGAATAAAGAGAATTAA
- a CDS encoding leucine-rich repeat domain-containing protein — protein sequence MIKKITYVVLSILLCLCLQNVFSQNHHRYSDLEKAMLTPDSVRILDLTGSQLTEFPKELKEFQNLQQLSLSDNQIYEIPNWIGDLSKLKTLDLSYNSIKEIPRNFEQLKSLEFLFIEHNLLNEGFQILISLPSIKELSLSQNYISTINFSFVNKESCLKYLNLDLNNIEGWYGIDKLKYLSKLETLILSNNNLHNIPDEVGELKELKDLQISVNNLNKITDSICNLVQLKKISLHNNQLYSLPDNIGNLQELTYLGISNNNIRYIPESILNLTNLNQLLVSGNSIKSLPKNIGKLINLTILDASHNSLNKIPKSIKKLSITHLNLKSNYLKKIPKSISKLTSLTYLELSYNDIPVSKINKLKKLMPNCKIYGY from the coding sequence ATGATTAAAAAAATAACATATGTAGTATTAAGTATTTTGCTATGCCTATGCTTGCAGAATGTTTTCTCTCAGAACCATCATAGATACTCTGACCTTGAAAAAGCAATGCTTACACCAGATTCTGTCAGAATACTTGACCTTACTGGTTCTCAACTTACAGAATTTCCAAAAGAACTCAAGGAATTCCAAAATCTTCAACAACTTTCATTGTCAGATAACCAAATCTATGAAATACCAAATTGGATTGGAGACTTATCCAAACTAAAAACACTTGATTTAAGCTATAATTCAATTAAAGAAATACCGAGAAATTTTGAGCAACTTAAATCCCTTGAATTTCTTTTTATCGAACACAATCTGTTAAATGAAGGATTTCAAATTTTGATTAGTTTACCGAGTATTAAAGAGCTTTCTTTATCCCAGAACTATATATCTACAATCAATTTTTCTTTTGTGAATAAAGAGTCCTGTTTGAAGTACCTTAATCTTGACCTAAATAACATTGAAGGTTGGTATGGAATAGACAAATTAAAATATCTATCCAAATTAGAAACCCTAATCCTTTCTAACAATAATTTACATAATATTCCCGATGAAGTCGGAGAATTAAAGGAGTTAAAAGACCTCCAAATATCCGTCAATAATTTAAACAAAATAACAGATTCAATATGTAACCTTGTACAGCTTAAAAAAATCTCATTGCATAATAATCAATTGTACTCTTTACCAGATAACATTGGTAATTTACAAGAGTTGACATATCTCGGTATTTCTAATAATAACATTCGATATATTCCTGAATCAATTTTAAATCTCACAAATCTCAATCAACTATTGGTTAGTGGAAATAGCATAAAATCATTACCAAAAAACATTGGCAAACTAATCAATCTAACAATTCTTGATGCCTCTCACAATTCTCTTAACAAAATTCCGAAATCAATAAAAAAACTAAGTATCACTCATTTAAATTTGAAATCTAATTACTTGAAGAAAATCCCCAAATCAATTTCAAAATTGACGAGTCTTACTTATCTAGAATTATCCTATAATGATATTCCAGTAAGCAAAATAAATAAACTAAAAAAATTAATGCCTAACTGTAAAATATACGGTTACTAA
- a CDS encoding Hsp70 family protein, producing the protein MENTINFGIDLGTTNSAIAKFVKGDVVVFNNPLDYGRSTLPSVVYYKKDRIVVGNKAKEYLERDPKNVVGLFKRKMGTSESFQIKSINESKTPVELSAQVLKELKTFVNTGDSLESVVITIPASFDSIQSNATKEAGKQAGFKQVVLLQEPIAASLAYANMKKSKELADGNWLVYDLGGGTFDVALVRIKDGEMKVVDHEGDNFLGGSDFDRLIVEKLIIPKVSEKYTFNDLENQMKSASGKYNAKYYSLLNQAEEAKIRLSAVSSAEIIVERMEDEEGNDVDMEITITKSEFNDLIKESIDGTIEMIKTILTRNSLKSNDIQFNLMVGGSTFIPYVRQRVEEVLQIPSNCEIDPTTAVAVGAAYYAATKQKEVAKEKGEKKQSTISIKASYNKASKESDELFAARIKGNTEGLFYKITRQDGGFDSGLKPLTERINEDLPLVENAYNFFTLTVYDDENNVIETDIEPIGINSGFGISGQPLPEDICLEVDDYDNPGHTRLALIFERNSVLPTKRTLTFPINKPILKGNSTDRLWINVYEGPQTSLPEANKLIGVIEISGKQVSRDIAKGSDLEITIMISESRDVTVAGYLNMSDQEFKNVFNPKERDTNISLLKGQVTDLSSKLDEEIELATEKEDYETASALSKVKKEMETVSEEADKLSDDDVTDKRYQLEDKKRKIAQEIDSATKNKRLQKATDLYYETKSECEELIEASGNDHERKTYNDIVSQEGAFMATKSPLKIQEKSDELQAIIGQIRWRTPEFLKGIFAYLVENQAKMNDQSQAKSLIDAGKFAVESQNWDRLREINFGLFDLMPKGSKDEISTKIGFGL; encoded by the coding sequence ATGGAGAATACTATCAACTTCGGAATTGATTTGGGTACAACCAACTCAGCAATAGCAAAATTTGTTAAAGGTGACGTAGTCGTTTTTAATAACCCATTAGATTATGGACGTTCTACATTACCATCCGTAGTTTATTACAAAAAGGACAGAATTGTCGTTGGTAATAAAGCCAAGGAATACTTAGAAAGAGACCCGAAAAATGTTGTCGGCCTATTTAAGCGCAAAATGGGTACTTCTGAGAGCTTTCAAATCAAATCGATTAATGAATCAAAAACGCCTGTTGAGCTTTCAGCACAGGTTTTAAAAGAATTAAAAACTTTTGTAAATACAGGAGACTCTTTGGAATCTGTAGTAATTACAATTCCAGCTTCATTCGATTCAATTCAATCAAACGCAACAAAAGAAGCAGGTAAGCAAGCAGGTTTTAAGCAGGTAGTTCTATTACAAGAGCCGATTGCCGCTAGTTTAGCTTATGCAAATATGAAGAAGTCGAAAGAATTAGCCGATGGAAATTGGCTTGTTTACGATTTGGGTGGTGGAACTTTTGATGTTGCTTTAGTACGAATCAAAGATGGAGAAATGAAAGTTGTTGACCACGAAGGCGATAATTTTCTAGGTGGCTCAGATTTTGACCGCTTGATTGTAGAGAAATTAATCATTCCAAAAGTTTCAGAAAAATACACTTTCAACGATTTAGAAAATCAAATGAAGAGTGCTTCAGGAAAGTATAATGCAAAATACTATTCTCTTTTAAATCAAGCAGAAGAAGCAAAAATCAGGTTATCTGCTGTCTCATCTGCAGAAATCATTGTAGAAAGAATGGAAGATGAAGAAGGGAATGATGTTGATATGGAAATAACAATAACAAAATCGGAATTCAATGATCTTATTAAAGAATCAATAGATGGTACGATCGAAATGATTAAAACCATACTAACTAGAAATTCGCTAAAGTCAAATGACATTCAGTTTAATCTGATGGTTGGTGGCTCAACATTTATACCCTATGTAAGGCAACGTGTTGAAGAAGTTTTACAAATCCCATCAAATTGCGAAATAGACCCTACAACTGCTGTAGCAGTTGGTGCTGCCTACTATGCTGCAACAAAACAAAAAGAAGTAGCTAAAGAGAAGGGTGAAAAAAAGCAGTCCACAATTTCTATAAAAGCAAGCTATAATAAAGCATCAAAAGAATCTGATGAACTTTTTGCAGCTCGAATCAAAGGTAATACGGAAGGTCTATTCTATAAAATCACAAGACAAGATGGTGGCTTTGATTCAGGGTTGAAACCTCTTACAGAAAGAATAAATGAAGATTTGCCCCTAGTCGAAAATGCATATAACTTCTTTACATTGACAGTTTATGACGATGAAAACAATGTAATAGAAACTGATATTGAACCTATTGGCATAAATAGTGGCTTTGGGATTAGCGGACAACCTCTTCCAGAAGATATTTGCTTAGAAGTTGACGATTATGACAACCCAGGTCATACCCGATTAGCACTTATTTTTGAAAGGAATTCAGTCCTTCCTACTAAACGCACGCTCACATTTCCAATAAATAAGCCGATTTTAAAAGGTAACTCCACAGATAGACTTTGGATTAATGTTTATGAAGGTCCACAGACCTCGCTTCCTGAAGCAAATAAACTCATTGGAGTTATAGAAATTTCAGGTAAACAAGTTTCTAGAGACATTGCAAAAGGATCTGACCTTGAAATTACAATTATGATTTCTGAGAGCAGAGATGTTACAGTAGCAGGTTACTTGAATATGTCCGATCAAGAATTTAAAAACGTATTCAATCCTAAAGAAAGAGACACAAATATTTCTTTGTTAAAAGGACAAGTGACTGATTTGTCTTCCAAATTAGATGAAGAAATAGAATTAGCAACAGAAAAGGAAGATTATGAAACTGCTAGTGCTCTATCAAAAGTGAAAAAGGAAATGGAAACTGTATCGGAAGAAGCTGATAAACTTTCTGATGATGATGTCACTGATAAGCGATACCAGTTGGAAGACAAAAAAAGGAAGATTGCACAAGAAATAGATAGTGCAACCAAAAACAAACGTCTTCAAAAAGCAACTGACCTATATTACGAAACAAAGTCTGAATGTGAAGAATTGATTGAAGCCTCAGGTAACGACCACGAGCGTAAAACCTATAATGATATTGTTTCTCAAGAAGGTGCTTTTATGGCAACTAAAAGCCCTTTGAAAATACAGGAAAAATCAGATGAACTTCAAGCCATAATTGGTCAAATTAGATGGAGAACACCTGAGTTTCTTAAAGGAATCTTCGCTTATTTAGTAGAAAATCAAGCAAAAATGAACGACCAATCCCAAGCAAAAAGTCTTATTGATGCGGGAAAGTTTGCTGTTGAAAGTCAGAATTGGGATAGGTTACGTGAAATAAATTTTGGTCTTTTTGACCTGATGCCAAAAGGATCAAAAGATGAAATATCAACTAAAATTGGATTTGGATTATGA
- a CDS encoding serine hydrolase domain-containing protein: protein MSKLHYIFALLGLSLLLSCAEDDAQKEYEVAEVPEPPAAIDLYTPEIDSIIGSMSPQQKVNELVWLDINPDLKLKKDHQLAYWGALNIQANGIKKLKTDTSYTYRYYSDDVYAPFRNMKEVEAFEEADLNSIQDTLFWQKLHTTRQAYFNEKETTILLFDSLQGLGRLTDSTALQEVKSLYEQKFLVGGFLDTLKKKTIAHFEEMPIGLIHNADSVEEFGDTIVRLYLKSAPWNDSTKEVFKEQVLLGKYDAIRFKVEDIASIEQITAFMQSEEIIDLINDELLDYKVRKSVALKLWSAQAKSDLKKHLIPVNAKSIAYESKYKSITLIKNEKSYLPITDFPDKKWKFIYIGSDNKKSFDQGISYYGSISGVSQKLSSFNPDAVGPSPVVILIDDQEIDSLMGSTVVQKVKESSRKCIVVNIGNPANLNYLKELPTLVQVWNSGDVYGSHLAQLVMGGNRFVGGVPEGYALQAKTTDKIRLAYTIPEEVGFSKDSIKKIDKIAAEAIWGGVTPGCQVFMAKEGKVIVNKGYGYHTYAHEHKVNTETTYDIASVTKVAATTMCGMHMYEKGYYGLNDSLKLHLPDSLYDCLGHFSRLYNVTFQRLFTHTSGLPAGLPIYKYMMYTDSTIGRWDAYYCDEPNQYFKVEVAKNFYIDSAWLDTLWLETNDIWTGTKKYKYSDANMNILYQIFRSKLNKNQRYEKYLDSVFYDPLGMDGTAFLPLKNLDTLRHPITPTENETYWRKQLLKGYVHDPNAAMYGGVAGNAGLFSNAHDLGILMQMLMNGGSYGGKQFLQASTIKKFSIHQEGSHRGLGFDKPTPTSGNVVAPDCPYTAYGHTGFTGICVWNDPENDLVFVFTSNRVHPNANNKKIITYGIRKRLHQVIYDQLFYNGTYRNKATENQPITRGGANKAV, encoded by the coding sequence TTGTCTAAACTACATTACATATTCGCCCTATTAGGTCTGTCTTTGCTGCTCAGTTGTGCGGAAGATGATGCACAAAAGGAATATGAAGTTGCAGAAGTGCCCGAGCCTCCAGCTGCTATTGACCTCTATACGCCAGAAATTGATTCCATCATAGGATCCATGTCTCCACAGCAAAAGGTCAATGAATTAGTTTGGCTGGATATTAATCCTGATCTCAAACTAAAAAAGGATCACCAACTTGCTTACTGGGGAGCACTCAATATCCAAGCAAATGGAATAAAAAAACTAAAGACCGATACCTCATATACTTATCGGTATTATTCAGATGATGTTTACGCTCCATTTCGAAATATGAAAGAAGTAGAAGCTTTTGAGGAAGCCGACTTAAACAGTATTCAGGATACCTTGTTCTGGCAAAAGCTACATACAACACGTCAGGCTTATTTCAATGAAAAAGAGACTACAATTCTCTTATTTGATTCTTTACAAGGGCTTGGTCGATTAACGGATTCGACTGCTTTGCAAGAGGTAAAATCACTTTATGAACAAAAGTTCTTAGTTGGAGGCTTTTTGGATACACTCAAAAAAAAGACAATTGCTCATTTTGAGGAAATGCCCATTGGGTTAATTCATAATGCTGATTCTGTGGAAGAATTTGGTGATACCATAGTAAGGCTGTACCTGAAATCGGCTCCCTGGAATGATTCCACCAAAGAGGTTTTCAAAGAGCAAGTTTTACTGGGCAAGTATGACGCAATACGTTTTAAAGTTGAAGATATAGCTTCAATAGAGCAAATCACGGCATTTATGCAGTCTGAAGAGATTATCGATCTCATTAATGATGAACTGCTCGACTACAAGGTAAGAAAGAGTGTTGCCCTTAAATTGTGGTCAGCACAAGCTAAAAGTGATTTAAAGAAACATTTGATCCCAGTCAACGCAAAAAGTATTGCTTATGAGAGTAAGTACAAGAGCATTACCCTGATCAAAAATGAAAAGTCTTATCTTCCAATAACGGATTTTCCAGATAAAAAATGGAAGTTTATTTACATTGGTAGCGACAATAAAAAGTCGTTTGATCAAGGGATCAGTTATTACGGGAGTATTTCAGGTGTCAGCCAAAAGTTAAGTTCGTTTAATCCTGATGCAGTAGGACCAAGCCCGGTGGTAATTTTAATTGACGATCAGGAAATTGATAGCCTGATGGGTTCTACAGTTGTGCAGAAAGTAAAAGAATCTTCTCGAAAATGCATTGTAGTAAATATTGGAAACCCAGCTAATTTAAATTATCTCAAAGAGCTCCCTACACTCGTTCAGGTTTGGAATTCAGGTGATGTTTATGGGAGTCATTTGGCACAGCTTGTTATGGGAGGAAATCGTTTTGTTGGTGGGGTTCCTGAAGGGTATGCGCTACAGGCAAAAACAACAGACAAAATTCGACTGGCCTACACCATTCCCGAGGAAGTCGGATTTTCAAAGGATTCAATCAAGAAAATCGACAAAATTGCTGCTGAGGCGATTTGGGGTGGTGTTACTCCAGGCTGTCAGGTGTTCATGGCCAAAGAGGGTAAAGTGATTGTCAACAAGGGATATGGTTATCACACGTATGCGCATGAGCACAAGGTCAATACAGAAACCACTTATGATATTGCTTCTGTGACCAAAGTTGCTGCAACTACGATGTGCGGCATGCACATGTATGAAAAAGGGTACTATGGTTTGAACGATTCCTTAAAACTTCATCTGCCCGATTCACTTTACGATTGTCTGGGACATTTTAGTCGACTTTATAATGTGACTTTTCAAAGACTCTTTACGCATACAAGTGGCTTGCCAGCTGGTTTGCCCATTTACAAATACATGATGTATACAGATAGCACCATTGGTAGGTGGGATGCTTATTATTGTGATGAACCGAATCAGTATTTCAAGGTTGAGGTGGCTAAGAATTTTTACATCGATTCCGCATGGTTAGATACATTATGGTTAGAGACCAATGACATCTGGACGGGTACCAAGAAGTATAAGTATAGTGACGCCAACATGAACATCTTATACCAGATCTTTCGCTCCAAGTTAAACAAGAATCAACGGTATGAAAAGTACCTGGATTCCGTTTTTTATGATCCGCTGGGGATGGACGGAACCGCTTTTTTACCATTGAAAAATTTAGACACGTTAAGACATCCAATTACGCCAACAGAAAATGAGACTTACTGGAGGAAACAACTCTTAAAAGGGTATGTTCATGACCCGAATGCCGCCATGTATGGTGGGGTTGCCGGAAATGCTGGACTTTTTAGCAATGCACATGACCTTGGAATTCTCATGCAGATGCTGATGAATGGTGGTAGTTATGGCGGAAAACAGTTTCTTCAGGCATCAACAATAAAGAAATTTAGCATTCATCAGGAAGGTAGTCATCGAGGTTTAGGGTTTGACAAACCTACGCCTACTAGTGGCAATGTAGTTGCTCCAGACTGTCCATACACCGCTTATGGTCATACAGGATTCACCGGAATTTGCGTTTGGAACGATCCAGAAAATGATCTCGTTTTCGTGTTTACCAGTAACCGTGTTCACCCCAATGCGAACAATAAAAAGATCATTACCTACGGAATTCGTAAGCGATTGCACCAAGTGATCTATGATCAGCTATTTTATAATGGAACGTACCGTAATAAAGCCACGGAAAATCAGCCAATTACGAGAGGCGGAGCGAATAAAGCGGTCTGA
- a CDS encoding HepT-like ribonuclease domain-containing protein, protein MENKIKTWLMDIQNAIEEINLFIPDKKDFFQFQNDLKTKRAIERNIEIIGEAMNRILTVDENFPIENARKIVDTRNRIIHGYDKVSEDIIWAIVVKDLPLLYGEVTELIKK, encoded by the coding sequence ATGGAGAATAAAATTAAAACATGGTTAATGGACATTCAAAATGCCATTGAAGAGATTAACCTGTTCATTCCTGACAAGAAGGATTTCTTTCAATTCCAAAACGATCTAAAAACCAAAAGGGCGATTGAAAGAAATATTGAAATCATTGGTGAAGCAATGAATCGCATCTTAACAGTTGACGAAAATTTTCCAATTGAAAACGCAAGAAAAATTGTGGACACTCGAAATCGTATCATTCACGGTTACGATAAAGTGTCTGAGGATATTATCTGGGCGATAGTTGTGAAGGATCTGCCATTACTCTACGGTGAAGTAACTGAATTAATAAAAAAATAA
- a CDS encoding tellurite resistance TerB family protein translates to MKTEAFQNLLLKSAISVMACDGSIDDSEIAEIRNMADNEIYFMGFDIEKPFEETLGYIKENGKNAINEYLNELNQHQLNSKQELLLIEVLIRTIESDNKIEDSEIKFLQMVKSKLSVSEETIITQFPQQMKYLIDFHNYGLHEEFTDEIEFTSDN, encoded by the coding sequence ATGAAAACAGAAGCATTTCAAAATTTATTGTTGAAGTCTGCCATTTCCGTAATGGCTTGTGATGGATCTATTGATGATTCTGAAATCGCAGAAATAAGAAATATGGCTGACAATGAAATCTATTTTATGGGCTTTGACATTGAAAAGCCCTTCGAAGAAACATTAGGCTATATAAAAGAAAATGGTAAAAATGCAATCAATGAATATCTGAACGAATTAAATCAACACCAGTTAAATTCTAAACAAGAACTTCTATTGATTGAAGTATTGATTAGGACAATCGAGTCAGATAATAAAATTGAAGATAGTGAAATAAAGTTTCTTCAAATGGTTAAGTCAAAACTAAGTGTATCAGAAGAAACAATCATAACTCAGTTTCCTCAACAAATGAAATATCTAATTGACTTTCACAATTATGGTTTACACGAAGAATTTACAGATGAAATTGAGTTTACAAGCGATAATTAA
- a CDS encoding nucleotidyltransferase domain-containing protein, with amino-acid sequence MAELDRYMAQIKRLCSSNKVRSLFAFGSVITDRFNSSSDIDLVVDIDDPDPISYSEKYFNLKFQLEKLFNRNVDLLEQKSLKNPYLIEEIDQTKVLVYGE; translated from the coding sequence ATGGCAGAATTGGATAGATATATGGCGCAAATAAAAAGGCTTTGTTCTTCGAATAAGGTGAGATCTTTATTTGCTTTTGGATCTGTTATTACTGATCGTTTCAATTCAAGTAGTGATATTGATCTAGTGGTTGATATTGATGATCCAGATCCTATCTCTTACTCTGAGAAGTACTTTAACTTGAAGTTTCAATTGGAAAAATTATTCAATCGAAATGTTGACCTTTTGGAGCAAAAGTCTCTAAAAAACCCATATCTGATTGAAGAGATTGATCAGACTAAAGTTTTAGTTTATGGAGAATAA
- a CDS encoding S41 family peptidase: protein MTRQRNIPPIAKLILLVCLPFSLLSQSSKVFSKQEIESDIIYLKNELVNKHPNIYLYNDYNLFHNKYDSVLNSIGDSSTTFEAFSTISSISSIIRDNHTVFIPDEETFIAAFNTAMLFPLKTKWNGTNLTVINNCTDKSNVPIGCSIVSINGMEISELIDYMRLRWPADGYNTTYFNYSVNSNFPIMYFSLFGSFKTFNINYVKNDSVVTIKLDGETMPSMKEFQPCSNYYKNELTDSTGPYLNIRIDSLEQNSFMKVGVFEDDLISKYGQNFNKTISAYFHLVNNYKVDTLVIDVRNNLGGTSINMQELLSYLFDEPVKIKHADYVVDRKRGDDLDKRLKEQRITNKGILNPKKKSYKGTLIVLANGGTCSAAAIFTSAIKAYNRGLIVGEETGGSKAIITGSPIEQVILPNTKIKVLIPTRRIQILEPPKNYEGVKPDIRIDLPESLHTASELINLINN from the coding sequence ATGACTCGACAAAGAAACATACCCCCTATTGCTAAATTGATTTTACTGGTATGCTTGCCTTTCTCTTTATTGAGTCAAAGCAGCAAAGTATTTTCTAAACAAGAAATCGAATCAGACATAATCTATTTAAAGAATGAACTCGTTAATAAACACCCAAACATTTATTTATATAACGATTATAACCTTTTTCATAATAAGTATGACTCAGTTCTGAATTCAATAGGTGACAGCTCAACAACCTTTGAAGCATTTTCAACTATCTCTTCGATTTCTAGCATTATTAGGGATAATCACACAGTATTTATTCCTGACGAGGAAACTTTTATCGCTGCTTTCAATACTGCAATGTTATTTCCTCTTAAAACAAAATGGAATGGAACCAATCTAACGGTAATTAACAACTGTACAGATAAAAGCAATGTCCCCATCGGTTGTTCAATAGTTTCTATAAATGGGATGGAAATTAGTGAGTTGATAGACTATATGAGACTACGATGGCCTGCGGATGGATACAACACAACATATTTTAATTATAGTGTGAATTCGAATTTCCCAATCATGTATTTCAGTTTGTTTGGTTCCTTTAAAACTTTCAATATAAACTATGTAAAGAATGACTCTGTAGTCACCATTAAATTAGATGGTGAAACTATGCCTTCAATGAAAGAATTCCAACCTTGTTCTAATTACTATAAAAATGAACTTACTGATTCAACAGGACCTTATTTGAACATTAGAATTGACTCCTTAGAGCAAAATTCTTTCATGAAAGTGGGAGTCTTCGAAGATGATCTCATCTCCAAATATGGGCAAAATTTCAACAAAACCATTTCAGCCTATTTTCATTTGGTTAACAACTATAAAGTCGACACTCTAGTTATTGATGTAAGGAATAATTTAGGAGGTACTTCAATTAACATGCAAGAATTGTTATCATATTTATTTGATGAACCTGTAAAAATTAAACACGCAGACTATGTCGTTGACCGTAAAAGAGGTGATGACCTAGATAAGAGACTGAAAGAGCAGCGAATAACAAATAAGGGAATACTTAACCCTAAGAAGAAGTCTTACAAAGGGACATTGATAGTTCTTGCCAATGGAGGGACTTGTTCAGCAGCAGCCATTTTTACTTCAGCAATTAAAGCTTATAATAGAGGTCTTATAGTTGGAGAAGAGACAGGAGGTAGTAAGGCGATTATAACTGGCTCTCCAATTGAACAGGTAATTTTGCCAAATACAAAAATAAAAGTGTTAATCCCTACTAGGAGAATTCAAATTTTGGAACCTCCAAAAAACTATGAAGGTGTTAAGCCTGATATTAGAATAGATTTACCAGAATCTTTACATACGGCAAGCGAATTAATTAATCTAATTAACAACTAA
- a CDS encoding DUF6804 family protein: MKLSLQAIIKIVLATLLFLCLLDMPYGFYQFVRFVALIGFGILAYKANEQNQKTEMIIYGGLALLFQPFFKLALGREIWNIVDVIVGIGLIGSLIVNRTKSQR; the protein is encoded by the coding sequence ATGAAATTGAGTTTACAAGCGATAATTAAGATAGTTCTTGCAACACTGCTTTTTCTTTGTTTATTGGATATGCCATACGGATTTTATCAATTTGTCCGTTTTGTTGCCTTAATTGGTTTCGGAATTTTAGCATACAAAGCAAATGAACAGAATCAGAAAACAGAAATGATTATTTACGGTGGACTTGCCCTACTCTTTCAACCATTTTTTAAATTAGCACTTGGAAGAGAAATTTGGAACATAGTTGACGTAATTGTCGGAATTGGATTAATTGGAAGTTTGATTGTGAATAGAACGAAAAGCCAACGCTAA